The genomic DNA CTGTGGGCATGATTTACAAAATTTCAAAATGGTTTAGTTTAAATGTAGGGTATCTCTCTGATGGAGTTAGCGTAGGAGAGAGGGTGTTTTCTGCTATTACAGGAATAATAAAAGTCATTTTTAGTCCTAAAATTATGACTGTAATAAAAGTTTTTGTTATGGACGGAATACTTCAAATTAGGACGCTTAAAGAAGATCCAATGCGTTGGGTTATGCATGTTTTAATTTATTGGGGATTTATGCTGCTTCTTTTCATGCATGCACTTGAAAAGCTTATAATTAAACCAATATTCCCTAACAGTTGTTCAACATTAAATCCATTTTTCTTTTTAAGAGAAATTTTTGGTTTAATGGTTGTAGCAGGTATTGGAATAGCAATTTATAGACGTTTTATCTTAAGACCAGCAAGACTTAAAACTAATGCTATGGATATTTATGCAATAGCAATCGTAGCAATAATTATGCTGTCAGGTTTTATGCTTGAAGGCGCTAAAATGTCCTCCTATAGTGCTTTTGAAGATATGGTTTCTGATTATGGAGTTGATGAATCTGAAATTCCAGCCCTTGAAGCTTATTGGGTAAAAGACTTTGGAACAGTTTCTCCTAATGAATTAACTTTTGGTGAGGATGTTTTACAACAAGGTAAAGAATCCCATGAGGCTTATTGTGCCAGTTGCCATTCTGCTAACAAGTCAGCTTTTGTTGGTTATGGCATAGCTAAAACAATTACGCCTGTTGCTTTAATTATAGATAAGTTAAGAATAAATTATTATAGTATTTTATGGTATATTCATATACTTGCTTGTTTCTTTGGCCTTGCTTATCTGCCTTTCTCAAAAATGTTCCATATTTTTGCTACCCCAGTAAGTCTTATTACTAACGCAGTAATGGATAAAAATTCATCTAATAAAGCGAATGTTGTTACAAGACAAGCTATGGAAATTGACGCATGCACCCATTGCGGAACTTGCAGTTTACATTGTTCTGCTATGATGGCATCGGAAGCTATAGGCAACTGTTTAATATTGCCTTCAGAAAAAATGGCTTGTTTAAAAAAGCTTGTATCAGCTCAAGACTTGTCTGATGTTGAGCTTGCCGCAATTCAAGAGGGTATTTATATATGTTCAAATTGTGATAAATGCACAGTTGTATGTCCGTCTGGAATTAATTTAAAGGAATTATGGCTTAATGTTCGAGAATGTTTAATTCAAAAATGGCTTCCTGAGCCTTCGTTGCTTTCACCTTTTTCTATTACAAGGGGTGTAAATAAAGATTTTAGAGCAAAAAAAGATTATTCAAAACCGCTTAATTTAACCCAAAGAGCAATGATAGAAAAATTTTTGGAATTTAAAAATCCAGAAGGAGTTGTAAATATTGCTGGTAAAGATGAGCAGTTAAATATTGAAAAAACTTTTGCATATTGTTTTGGATGTCAAAATTGTTCTACGATTTGTCCTGTTGTTAAAAATTATGAAAACCCACAAGAAGTTCTTGGATTATTACCTCATCAGATTATGTGCGCAATGGGTATGGGTCTTTTTGATGTAGCATCTTCCTGCAAAATGATTTGGGATTGTCTTACTTGCTACCAATGTCAAGAGCATTGTCCTCAAAATGTAAAGGTAACTGACATTTTATATACTCTTAAAAATAAGAGCATTGAAGACAAAAAACAGGAATTAATCGAGAAGCAAACTTGTGGGAAAGAAGCTGCTTAAGGGCTTAATAATCGGAGATAAACTTAATTTTAAAGATTAATTAAGGTTAGGGTGAAAATTAAAATGAAAACATATACTTTATTTTTAGGATGTAATATACCTGTAAGGGTTCCCCAATATGAGATGTCGGCTAAGTCTGTATTATCAGGGCTTGGCGTAAAAATTCTTGAAATAAGAGAGTTCAATTGCTGCGGATATCCAATGCAAAATATTGATCAAAAAGCTTTTTTGCTTTCTTCTGCAAGAAATTTAGCTCTTTCCGAAAAAGAACATTTAGATATGATGGTGCTATGTAAATGCTGCTTTGGAAGTCTTAAAAAAGCTGAATATCTTTTGAATGAAGATGCAGCATTAAAAGACGAAGTAAACGGAGTTCTTGCAAAAGAAGGTCTTAAATACGAAGGAAAAACTAAAGTTAATCATTTCCTTTCAGTATTATTTAATGAAGTTGGAGTTAACAGCATCAAGGAGAAAATTAAAAATCCCCATAAAGATGTTAAAATTGCAACCCATTATGGTTGTCACGCTTTAAGGCCAAGCAAAGTAACTCAATTTGACGATCCTGTTAATCCAGTTTTATTTGATTCCCTTGTAGAAGCTACAGGAGCAAAAAGCATTGATTGGCAGTTAAAGCTTGAATGCTGTGGCGCGCCTATGATTGGAGTTAATGATGAATTAGCAGATGATATTTTAAAAAAGAAAGTAAGCAATGCTCTAAATGGCGGAGCAGATTATATGTGCACAGCATGTCCTTATTGTCATATGCAGTTTGACAATATCCAGAAAATGGACAGCGCAAATAATGAAAAACAATTGCCGACCCTTTTATTCCCTCAGCTTTTAGGCTTATCAATGGGTATTAATAAAGATTCTTTAGGAATCGGTCTTAATCAGATTAACGTTTCCTTATAATAAATATTGCATTTAGTCCTTATTTTTAGGGCTAAATGCAATAAAAACCGGCATCCTTCATAATACAGTTAAAATAGTTAACACTTTTAAAAAAAATGACAATTAAACTGGATTCCCGCGAAGGCGGGAATCCAGTTTAAATAAAGTGTTAACTACTTTTCATGCAATATGAAGAATGCCTAAAAACTACTATTAATTTTAAATTCTACTAATCTTCAATAGTTTTTCATATCGTTCAAGGTTTCATTTCTTCTTAGCTTTTATTCATATTGTAATTAAAATTCAGTTGATGTAATTTAATAATTAATTGCTTTTCAGTCAGTCGTTTTTTAATAGATTAAATAATATATTATATTCAAAATATAGAATATACATAAAAGATAAAAATGTGACTAAGGCTAAAATTAGTAAATATATAAGATTTATTAATTTTGATATATTTATTTTTTGGAATATATATCAATGGAGGTTGTTATGAAGAAACGTGTATTGATATAAAGTTAAGTGCTTCAAGAACTCTTGAAAAAATTCTTGATTTTGTTATGGAAAATGGACTGCCGCCCGTTTACATAATAATTGATGAATACGATAATTTTGCTAATCAGCTTATAGTCAGCCATAAAGATGAACTTTATAGAGCCTTAACAAGCGACGATAGTTTTTTTAAAACTTTTTTTAAAACCATAAAGGAAGGGCGTAAGGCTGGAGCTATTTCTAACATATTTATAACAGGAGTTTTACCGATAACGATAGATGATTTAGCATCAGGTTTTAATATAGCTCATATAGATGTATCAACCAAATATGCGGAAATGATGCAGGGATTTGTAAACAACCCTGATTTACCTAAATTATTCGCAGATTATTGGAGATTATATATTTCGACAATCGTTATGGGATATTTGTCCATATTTTAAGAACGGTGTCATACTCAGGCGAAATCATTGGATGCTCT from Desulfobacterales bacterium includes the following:
- a CDS encoding CoB--CoM heterodisulfide reductase iron-sulfur subunit B family protein translates to MKTYTLFLGCNIPVRVPQYEMSAKSVLSGLGVKILEIREFNCCGYPMQNIDQKAFLLSSARNLALSEKEHLDMMVLCKCCFGSLKKAEYLLNEDAALKDEVNGVLAKEGLKYEGKTKVNHFLSVLFNEVGVNSIKEKIKNPHKDVKIATHYGCHALRPSKVTQFDDPVNPVLFDSLVEATGAKSIDWQLKLECCGAPMIGVNDELADDILKKKVSNALNGGADYMCTACPYCHMQFDNIQKMDSANNEKQLPTLLFPQLLGLSMGINKDSLGIGLNQINVSL
- a CDS encoding AAA family ATPase, producing the protein MIYLFFGIYINGGCYEETCIDIKLSASRTLEKILDFVMENGLPPVYIIIDEYDNFANQLIVSHKDELYRALTSDDSFFKTFFKTIKEGRKAGAISNIFITGVLPITIDDLASGFNIAHIDVSTKYAEMMQGFVNNPDLPKLFADYWRLYISTIVMGYLSIF
- a CDS encoding 4Fe-4S dicluster domain-containing protein; its protein translation is MFFSVALYTSLIIFTVGMIYKISKWFSLNVGYLSDGVSVGERVFSAITGIIKVIFSPKIMTVIKVFVMDGILQIRTLKEDPMRWVMHVLIYWGFMLLLFMHALEKLIIKPIFPNSCSTLNPFFFLREIFGLMVVAGIGIAIYRRFILRPARLKTNAMDIYAIAIVAIIMLSGFMLEGAKMSSYSAFEDMVSDYGVDESEIPALEAYWVKDFGTVSPNELTFGEDVLQQGKESHEAYCASCHSANKSAFVGYGIAKTITPVALIIDKLRINYYSILWYIHILACFFGLAYLPFSKMFHIFATPVSLITNAVMDKNSSNKANVVTRQAMEIDACTHCGTCSLHCSAMMASEAIGNCLILPSEKMACLKKLVSAQDLSDVELAAIQEGIYICSNCDKCTVVCPSGINLKELWLNVRECLIQKWLPEPSLLSPFSITRGVNKDFRAKKDYSKPLNLTQRAMIEKFLEFKNPEGVVNIAGKDEQLNIEKTFAYCFGCQNCSTICPVVKNYENPQEVLGLLPHQIMCAMGMGLFDVASSCKMIWDCLTCYQCQEHCPQNVKVTDILYTLKNKSIEDKKQELIEKQTCGKEAA